The following proteins are encoded in a genomic region of Mycolicibacterium confluentis:
- a CDS encoding cobalt-precorrin-6A reductase yields MRVLLLGGTSEARALAARLHPDVEVISSLAGRVPDPALPVGPVRIGGFGGATGLADWLRDNAVDAVVDATHPYAATITANAATACRQRGLPHVVLARPGWDPGDAVLVESDTAAADEVARRGWSRVFLTTGRSGTAAFVGSDAWFLIRAVTPPDPDTLPENRELVLSRGPYHYEGECALLRDHAIDVLVTKNSGGSMTRPKLDAARDLGVPVLMIDRPRLPAGVDSVSDVDGAEAWVRQREGQFAG; encoded by the coding sequence ATGCGTGTGCTGCTGCTCGGCGGCACCTCGGAGGCCCGAGCCCTGGCCGCACGCCTGCATCCCGACGTCGAGGTGATCAGTTCGCTGGCCGGTCGGGTGCCCGATCCGGCGCTGCCGGTCGGGCCCGTGCGCATCGGTGGCTTCGGCGGAGCCACAGGATTGGCGGACTGGTTGCGCGACAACGCCGTTGACGCGGTCGTCGACGCCACCCATCCGTATGCGGCCACCATCACCGCGAACGCCGCGACGGCATGTCGGCAGCGGGGCCTGCCGCATGTGGTGCTGGCCCGGCCCGGTTGGGATCCGGGCGACGCGGTGCTCGTCGAGTCCGACACCGCCGCAGCCGACGAGGTGGCTCGCCGTGGCTGGTCGCGGGTCTTTCTGACCACCGGAAGATCGGGCACCGCGGCCTTCGTCGGCAGCGATGCCTGGTTCCTGATCCGCGCCGTGACGCCACCCGATCCGGACACGCTGCCCGAGAACCGTGAACTCGTGCTGTCGCGCGGGCCCTACCACTACGAGGGTGAGTGCGCGCTGCTGCGCGACCACGCCATCGACGTGCTGGTCACCAAGAACAGCGGGGGATCGATGACGCGGCCCAAGCTCGACGCGGCGCGCGACCTGGGCGTGCCCGTGCTGATGATCGATCGCCCACGCCTGCCCGCCGGGGTCGACTCGGTGTCGGACGTCGACGGGGCCGAGGCGTGGGTGCGGCAGCGCGAGGGTCAGTTCGCGGGATAG
- a CDS encoding SDR family NAD(P)-dependent oxidoreductase: MNDTAATAPEVVVVFGGRSEIGGELAARLAPGATVVLAARGTEGLEPLVARLTEAGAAAVQVVVFDADDLGSHAQVLDRIVADHGRIDTAVLAFGVLGDQARAEAEAAHAVAVVHTDYVAQVNLLTLLANRMRAVDRGRIVVFSSIAGVRVRRANYVYGSAKAGLDGFASGLADALHGTGVHLLIVRPGFVIGRMTEGMDAAPLSSTPAQVAEAAARALAKGRRQVWVPRTVGVLAFVTRFVPQPIWRRMPR; this comes from the coding sequence ATGAACGACACGGCTGCAACGGCGCCCGAGGTGGTGGTGGTCTTCGGCGGCCGCAGCGAAATCGGGGGCGAATTGGCGGCGCGGTTGGCGCCGGGGGCGACGGTGGTACTCGCGGCCCGCGGCACCGAGGGCCTGGAACCGCTGGTCGCGAGGCTGACGGAGGCCGGCGCGGCGGCCGTGCAGGTCGTGGTCTTCGACGCCGACGACCTCGGCTCGCACGCCCAGGTCCTCGACCGGATCGTGGCCGACCACGGCCGCATCGACACCGCGGTGCTCGCGTTCGGAGTGCTGGGCGATCAGGCCCGGGCCGAGGCCGAGGCTGCGCACGCCGTCGCGGTGGTGCACACCGACTACGTGGCGCAGGTGAACCTGCTGACGCTGCTCGCCAATCGGATGCGGGCCGTGGACCGGGGCCGCATCGTGGTGTTCTCCTCGATCGCCGGGGTGCGGGTGCGGCGCGCCAATTACGTCTACGGGTCCGCCAAGGCGGGCCTGGACGGTTTCGCGAGCGGATTGGCGGACGCCCTGCACGGCACCGGAGTGCACCTGCTGATCGTGCGCCCCGGATTCGTGATCGGCCGCATGACTGAGGGGATGGACGCGGCGCCGCTGTCGAGCACCCCCGCGCAGGTCGCCGAGGCCGCCGCGCGGGCGTTGGCCAAGGGCCGGCGCCAGGTGTGGGTGCCGCGGACGGTCGGTGTGCTCGCGTTCGTGACCCGATTTGTGCCGCAGCCGATCTGGCGAAGGATGCCGCGCTGA
- the cbiE gene encoding precorrin-6y C5,15-methyltransferase (decarboxylating) subunit CbiE translates to MIVVVGIGADGMAGLSEQARGEFARATVVFGAPRQLALLDDTVRAERREWPSPLLPGLRGALEGMSGDVHVVASGDPMLHGIGTTLVSMFGAEQVRVLPHVSSVSLACAALGWAVTDTEVISLVTAPPHTAVRRGGRAVVLSRDASTPATLATLLAETGRGSSRMTVLEQLGGPGERRRTATAAQWAADPPADLDPLNVVAVEYLPDERVLTTLPDDAYAHDGQLTKQSMRALTLAALAPRPGELLWDVGSGSGSIAIEWCRHGHRCRAVAFERDDVRRARITANAARFGVPVEVRGPAPDDFAGASAPSVVFIGGGLTQPGLFDASLQALAPGGRLIANAVTAESESFLVQRYSEIGGELRRFQHYRGEPVGGFTGWRPAMPVTQWTVVKP, encoded by the coding sequence ATGATCGTGGTGGTCGGTATCGGCGCCGACGGGATGGCGGGCCTGTCCGAACAGGCCCGCGGCGAATTTGCGCGGGCGACGGTCGTCTTCGGCGCACCGCGGCAACTGGCGCTGCTGGACGACACGGTCCGCGCGGAGCGCCGCGAGTGGCCGTCGCCGCTGTTGCCCGGCCTGCGAGGGGCTCTTGAGGGCATGTCCGGGGACGTGCACGTCGTGGCTTCCGGCGACCCCATGCTGCACGGCATCGGCACGACCCTGGTGAGCATGTTCGGCGCCGAACAGGTCCGGGTGCTTCCGCACGTCTCCAGCGTGTCGCTGGCCTGCGCCGCACTGGGATGGGCCGTGACCGACACCGAGGTGATCAGCCTCGTCACGGCCCCGCCGCACACCGCGGTGCGCCGCGGCGGGCGCGCGGTCGTGCTGTCGCGCGACGCGTCGACCCCCGCGACGCTGGCCACCCTGTTGGCCGAGACGGGCCGGGGGTCGTCCCGCATGACGGTCCTCGAGCAGTTGGGCGGGCCGGGGGAGCGCAGGCGCACCGCGACCGCGGCGCAGTGGGCCGCCGACCCGCCGGCCGATCTCGACCCGCTGAATGTGGTGGCGGTGGAGTACCTGCCCGACGAGCGGGTGCTCACGACGCTGCCCGACGACGCCTACGCCCACGACGGCCAGTTGACCAAGCAGTCCATGCGGGCGCTGACACTGGCCGCGCTCGCGCCGCGTCCCGGCGAACTGCTGTGGGATGTCGGGTCGGGTTCGGGCAGCATCGCCATCGAATGGTGCCGGCACGGACACCGCTGCCGCGCCGTCGCATTCGAACGTGACGACGTCCGACGCGCCCGGATCACCGCCAACGCCGCCAGATTCGGCGTCCCGGTCGAGGTCCGCGGCCCCGCCCCCGACGACTTCGCCGGCGCCTCGGCCCCCTCGGTGGTGTTCATCGGCGGCGGCCTGACCCAGCCGGGCCTGTTCGACGCGAGCCTGCAGGCGCTGGCGCCGGGCGGTCGGCTGATCGCCAACGCCGTCACGGCCGAGTCGGAATCCTTTCTTGTGCAGCGCTATTCGGAGATCGGCGGCGAACTTCGCAGGTTTCAGCACTACCGTGGCGAGCCGGTCGGTGGCTTCACCGGCTGGCGCCCGGCAATGCCCGTGACTCAGTGGACGGTGGTCAAACCATGA
- a CDS encoding F420-dependent biliverdin reductase — translation MAHATTRLTNDALAFLTERHLAMLTTLRADGSPHVVAVGFTFDPKTHIARVITNGGSQKAVNADRGGVAVLSQVDGARWLSLEGKSRVNTDPEAIRDAELRYAQRYRTPRVNPRRVVIEVQVERVLGSSELLDRGEG, via the coding sequence ATGGCGCACGCAACCACACGGCTCACCAACGACGCGCTGGCGTTCCTGACCGAACGCCACCTGGCGATGCTCACGACCCTGCGGGCCGACGGATCACCGCACGTCGTGGCGGTGGGTTTCACCTTCGACCCCAAGACTCACATCGCGCGAGTCATCACCAACGGTGGCTCGCAGAAGGCCGTGAACGCCGACCGGGGCGGCGTGGCCGTCCTCAGTCAGGTCGACGGCGCCCGCTGGCTGTCCCTGGAGGGCAAATCCAGGGTCAACACCGACCCCGAGGCCATCCGGGACGCCGAACTTCGGTACGCGCAGCGGTACCGCACGCCGCGGGTCAATCCGCGCCGTGTGGTGATCGAGGTTCAGGTCGAGCGGGTGCTGGGCTCGTCGGAACTTCTCGATCGCGGCGAGGGCTGA
- the cobM gene encoding precorrin-4 C(11)-methyltransferase: protein MTIYFIGAGPGAADLITVRGQRLIQACQVCLYAGSIMPDDLLAWCPPGAKVVDTGPLNLDQIIDELAAADAAGLDVARLHSGDPALYSALAEQCRRLDELGISYEIVPGVPSFAAAAAVLGRELTVPGVAQTVTLSRVATLSTAMPAGEDLRTLAGVGGTLVLHLAAAQIDTVVAELTAGGVDAATPTAVVAFASWPEQIVLRGTLGDIAAQMRSAGVTRTAVIVVGDVLAAHGFVDSYLYSADRARGARH, encoded by the coding sequence ATGACGATCTATTTCATCGGCGCCGGACCCGGTGCGGCCGACCTGATCACGGTGCGCGGGCAGCGCCTGATCCAGGCGTGCCAGGTCTGCCTGTACGCCGGGTCGATCATGCCCGACGACCTGCTGGCGTGGTGCCCGCCGGGGGCCAAGGTGGTCGACACCGGGCCGCTGAACCTCGACCAGATCATCGACGAACTGGCGGCCGCCGATGCGGCCGGACTCGATGTGGCGCGGCTGCATTCGGGGGATCCCGCGCTCTACAGCGCGCTGGCCGAACAGTGCCGCCGCCTCGACGAACTGGGCATCTCCTACGAGATCGTCCCGGGCGTTCCGTCGTTCGCGGCCGCGGCGGCCGTGCTGGGCCGCGAGCTCACGGTGCCCGGGGTGGCGCAGACCGTCACGCTGAGCAGGGTGGCGACACTCTCCACCGCGATGCCCGCGGGTGAGGACCTGCGCACCCTGGCCGGGGTCGGCGGCACGCTCGTGCTGCACCTCGCTGCGGCCCAGATCGACACCGTGGTCGCCGAGTTGACGGCGGGCGGCGTCGACGCAGCGACGCCGACGGCCGTCGTGGCGTTCGCGAGTTGGCCGGAGCAGATCGTGCTGCGCGGAACACTCGGCGACATCGCGGCGCAGATGCGGTCGGCGGGCGTGACGCGCACCGCGGTCATCGTCGTCGGCGACGTGCTGGCTGCACACGGATTCGTCGACAGCTACCTGTACTCCGCAGACCGAGCCAGGGGAGCGCGGCACTGA
- a CDS encoding precorrin-8X methylmutase: protein MLDYIRDAGEIYRQSFATIRDEADLSRFPEDVARVVVRLIHTCGQVDVADHVAFTDDVVTRAHAALAAGAPVLCDSSMVAAGITAARLPAKNDVISLVADPRAPERAAATGNTRSAAGVELWADRLDGAVVAIGNAPTALFRLLELLDDGVPAPAAVLGGPVGFVGSAQSKDELIARPRSMSYLVVTGRRGGSAMAAAAVNAIASASEGVA, encoded by the coding sequence GTGCTCGACTACATCCGCGATGCCGGCGAGATCTACCGGCAGTCGTTCGCGACCATCCGCGACGAGGCCGATCTGTCCCGCTTTCCCGAGGATGTCGCCCGGGTTGTCGTGCGCCTGATCCACACGTGCGGTCAGGTCGACGTCGCCGACCACGTGGCCTTCACCGATGACGTCGTGACCCGCGCGCATGCCGCATTGGCCGCCGGTGCGCCGGTGCTCTGCGACTCCTCAATGGTCGCCGCCGGGATCACCGCGGCCCGACTGCCCGCCAAGAACGACGTCATCTCCCTGGTCGCCGACCCCCGCGCCCCCGAACGTGCCGCTGCCACCGGCAACACCCGGTCGGCCGCGGGCGTCGAGTTGTGGGCTGACCGACTCGACGGTGCGGTGGTGGCCATCGGCAATGCCCCCACGGCGCTGTTCCGACTGCTGGAACTCCTCGACGACGGCGTTCCCGCCCCGGCCGCCGTCCTCGGTGGGCCGGTCGGATTCGTCGGTTCGGCGCAGTCGAAGGACGAATTGATCGCCCGCCCCCGCAGCATGTCCTATCTGGTGGTGACGGGCCGGCGGGGCGGCAGCGCCATGGCCGCGGCCGCCGTCAACGCCATCGCGAGCGCCTCGGAGGGGGTGGCATGA
- a CDS encoding precorrin-2 C(20)-methyltransferase: protein MSGTLWGVGLGPGDPELVTVKAARVIGSADVVAYHSARHGRSIARGIAEPYLREGQIEEHLVYPVTTETTAHPGGYAGAMDDFYRDSAERIAAHLDAGRDVALLAEGDPLFYSSYMHMHTRLTERFNAVIVPGVTSVSAASAAIATPLVQGEEVLSILPGTLPEAELTRRLRDADAAVVLKLGRSYPAVREALSKAGRLDDAFYVERASTENQRVLPAGEVDAEKVPYFSLAMVPGTGMTTTRPESVGSVAVVGLGPGDPEWMTTESRRVLSAATDLIGYGPYLDRVARREGQRLHPSDNTDEPERARLACSLAEQGRAVAVVSSGDPGVFAMATAVLEEATRWPDVQVRVVPAMTAAQAVASRVGAPLGHDYAVVSLSDRLKPWDVIAKRITAAAESDLVLAIYNPASKTRTWQVGAMRDLLLEHRSPDTPVVIGRDVAGPAEEVRVVRLADLDPSEVDMRCLLIIGSTQTQWHDGRVFTPRTYPAN, encoded by the coding sequence ATGAGCGGCACCCTGTGGGGCGTCGGACTGGGCCCCGGCGATCCGGAACTGGTGACGGTCAAGGCGGCTCGGGTGATCGGATCCGCCGACGTCGTCGCGTATCACAGCGCGCGGCACGGTCGCAGCATCGCGCGCGGTATCGCCGAGCCGTACCTGCGCGAGGGACAGATCGAAGAGCATCTCGTCTACCCCGTGACCACCGAGACCACGGCACATCCCGGCGGTTACGCCGGTGCCATGGACGACTTCTACCGGGACTCGGCCGAGCGCATCGCGGCCCATCTGGACGCGGGCCGCGACGTCGCGCTGCTGGCCGAGGGCGACCCGCTGTTCTACAGCAGCTACATGCACATGCACACCCGACTGACCGAGCGGTTCAACGCCGTGATCGTGCCCGGCGTGACGTCGGTGAGCGCGGCCTCAGCCGCGATCGCCACGCCGCTGGTCCAGGGCGAGGAGGTGCTCTCGATCCTGCCCGGCACGCTGCCGGAGGCCGAACTGACCCGTCGGCTGCGCGATGCCGACGCCGCCGTGGTGCTCAAGCTCGGCAGGTCGTATCCCGCTGTGCGCGAAGCACTTTCCAAGGCGGGGCGGCTCGACGATGCGTTCTATGTGGAGCGGGCCAGCACGGAGAACCAGCGCGTGCTGCCCGCGGGCGAGGTCGACGCCGAGAAGGTGCCCTACTTCTCCCTGGCAATGGTGCCCGGCACCGGCATGACCACCACCCGACCCGAGTCCGTCGGCTCGGTGGCCGTGGTCGGCCTGGGCCCGGGTGACCCGGAGTGGATGACGACCGAGAGTCGACGCGTGCTGTCGGCCGCGACCGACCTGATCGGGTACGGACCGTACCTGGACCGCGTGGCGCGCCGCGAGGGCCAGCGCCTGCATCCCAGCGACAACACCGACGAACCCGAGCGCGCCCGGTTGGCGTGCTCGCTGGCCGAGCAGGGCCGCGCAGTGGCCGTCGTGTCCTCCGGCGACCCGGGCGTGTTCGCGATGGCGACCGCGGTGCTCGAGGAGGCCACCCGGTGGCCCGACGTGCAGGTGCGCGTGGTTCCCGCGATGACGGCGGCCCAGGCCGTGGCCAGCCGCGTGGGTGCTCCGCTGGGCCACGACTATGCCGTGGTGTCGTTGTCGGACCGGCTCAAGCCCTGGGACGTGATCGCCAAGCGCATCACCGCGGCCGCCGAGTCCGATCTTGTTCTCGCGATCTACAATCCGGCGTCCAAGACCCGCACCTGGCAGGTCGGTGCGATGCGGGATCTGCTGCTCGAGCACCGGTCACCGGACACCCCGGTGGTCATCGGCCGCGACGTGGCCGGCCCGGCCGAGGAGGTCCGCGTGGTGCGCCTCGCCGATCTCGACCCGTCCGAGGTCGACATGCGCTGCCTGCTGATCATCGGTTCGACGCAGACGCAGTGGCACGACGGTCGGGTCTTCACGCCGCGCACCTATCCCGCGAACTGA
- a CDS encoding nuclear transport factor 2 family protein, which translates to MEHWELTARERIRDTLARYTWSGDSGRVDDLAATFCTDGVLHIRGEEPLRGRAAIVERLSSVAATPAAAGTRRIVRHNLANILFTELAPERVHVTSYFTVFTEIGLDHFGRYRDEFVAEGSDWLIAQRFVSTDWSAPNSTMAG; encoded by the coding sequence GTGGAGCACTGGGAACTGACCGCGCGCGAACGCATCCGTGACACGCTGGCCCGCTACACGTGGTCAGGAGACTCCGGGAGGGTCGACGACCTGGCCGCGACCTTCTGCACCGACGGCGTACTGCACATCCGCGGCGAGGAGCCACTGCGGGGCCGTGCCGCGATCGTCGAGAGGCTGTCCTCGGTCGCTGCCACGCCCGCCGCGGCGGGCACCCGGCGGATCGTGCGGCACAACCTGGCCAACATCCTGTTCACCGAGCTCGCCCCGGAACGGGTGCATGTGACGTCGTACTTCACGGTGTTCACCGAGATCGGGCTCGACCACTTCGGCCGGTATCGCGACGAATTCGTCGCCGAGGGATCCGATTGGCTGATCGCGCAGCGCTTCGTCTCCACGGACTGGAGCGCCCCCAACTCGACCATGGCCGGCTGA
- a CDS encoding M24 family metallopeptidase has product MGASRFESSVYEHRLRAAAAAAAQAGLSGLIITPGYDLRYLVGSRAQTFERLTALVIPAVGAPTLVVPRLELASLRESAVVELGITVEDWVDGEDPYDLVVAALGGGSVATAVTDSMPALHLLPLADRLGRSPVLATEVLRSLRMVKDPAEIDALRKAGAAIDRVHALVPQLLVPGRTEAEVAADIEAAILAEGHSEAAFIIVGSGPHGADPHHEHSDRELRAGDVVVVDIGGPYDPGYNSDSTRTYSLGEPSAEVAQHYSVLQRAQKVAVDAVRPGVTAEQVDAAARDVLAEAGLAEYFVHRTGHGIGLSVHEEPYIVAGNDLPLRPGMAFSVEPGIYFPGQWGARIEDIVIVTEDGAESVNTRPHDLIVVPLPN; this is encoded by the coding sequence ATGGGTGCCAGCCGCTTCGAATCCAGTGTGTACGAGCATCGTCTGCGCGCCGCCGCGGCCGCTGCGGCCCAGGCCGGTCTGTCCGGCCTGATCATCACGCCCGGCTACGACCTGCGGTACCTCGTCGGTTCGCGGGCGCAGACCTTCGAACGTCTGACGGCGCTGGTGATTCCGGCGGTCGGGGCACCGACGCTCGTCGTACCGCGGCTGGAGTTGGCGTCACTGCGGGAGTCGGCCGTCGTCGAACTCGGGATCACGGTCGAGGACTGGGTTGACGGCGAGGATCCCTACGATCTCGTGGTGGCGGCACTCGGTGGCGGGTCGGTCGCGACTGCGGTCACCGACTCCATGCCCGCACTGCATCTGCTGCCGCTCGCCGATCGACTCGGCCGGTCACCGGTGCTCGCGACCGAGGTGCTGCGCTCGCTGCGGATGGTCAAGGACCCGGCCGAGATCGACGCGCTGCGCAAGGCCGGCGCGGCCATCGACCGCGTGCACGCCCTGGTTCCCCAACTGCTGGTGCCCGGCCGCACCGAGGCCGAAGTGGCCGCCGACATCGAGGCCGCGATTCTGGCCGAGGGGCACAGCGAGGCGGCGTTCATCATCGTGGGTTCGGGGCCGCACGGCGCCGACCCGCACCACGAGCACTCGGATCGCGAACTGCGTGCCGGTGACGTCGTCGTCGTCGACATCGGCGGCCCCTACGACCCCGGCTACAACTCCGACTCCACCCGCACCTACAGCCTCGGCGAGCCCAGCGCCGAAGTCGCACAGCACTATTCGGTGCTGCAACGCGCCCAGAAGGTCGCCGTCGACGCGGTGCGTCCCGGGGTGACGGCCGAGCAGGTCGACGCTGCGGCCCGCGACGTGCTGGCCGAAGCGGGATTAGCCGAGTACTTCGTGCACCGCACCGGGCACGGCATCGGGCTGTCGGTACACGAGGAGCCCTACATCGTGGCGGGCAACGACCTGCCGCTGCGGCCGGGCATGGCCTTCTCCGTCGAACCGGGCATCTACTTCCCGGGACAATGGGGCGCCCGCATCGAGGACATCGTGATCGTCACCGAGGACGGTGCGGAGTCGGTCAACACCCGACCGCATGACCTGATTGTGGTGCCGCTGCCCAACTGA
- a CDS encoding DUF4333 domain-containing protein, which translates to MSGPQGPDPTQPWQGQGQDQPAGDSAEQPTTVTPGYQPPAAPPSGTPDQPTAQASGGWQPPAYTQQQYGQPQYGQPPSTPGYPAAPEYGQPQYGQPGQPQYAQPGQPQYGQPQYGQPGQPQYGQPQYGQPGQPQYGQPQYGQPGQYGQPPYGQYGQYGQPGPEDGSKKSVTTLTAILGAIVLVIIAAILVLGFWKPGFWVTTKLDINKAQAGVQQILSDEANGYGAKNVKDVKCNEGQNPKVKKGDTFTCEVSIDGTKRQVTVTFQDDKGTYEVGRPK; encoded by the coding sequence ATGAGCGGACCGCAGGGCCCGGACCCGACGCAGCCATGGCAGGGCCAGGGTCAGGATCAGCCTGCCGGGGATTCCGCAGAGCAGCCCACCACTGTGACCCCCGGGTACCAGCCGCCGGCCGCGCCGCCCTCGGGCACCCCGGATCAGCCCACCGCCCAGGCCTCGGGCGGCTGGCAGCCGCCGGCCTACACCCAGCAGCAGTACGGGCAGCCCCAATACGGACAGCCGCCGTCGACGCCCGGATACCCGGCGGCGCCGGAGTACGGCCAGCCCCAGTACGGCCAGCCGGGCCAGCCGCAGTACGCGCAGCCGGGTCAGCCGCAGTACGGCCAGCCCCAATACGGGCAGCCGGGTCAGCCGCAGTACGGCCAGCCTCAGTACGGGCAGCCGGGTCAGCCGCAGTACGGCCAGCCCCAGTACGGGCAGCCCGGGCAGTACGGCCAGCCGCCCTACGGCCAGTACGGGCAGTACGGGCAGCCCGGACCCGAGGACGGCTCGAAGAAATCGGTGACCACCCTCACCGCCATCCTCGGCGCGATCGTTCTCGTGATCATCGCCGCGATCCTGGTGCTGGGCTTCTGGAAGCCCGGTTTCTGGGTGACCACGAAGCTGGACATCAACAAGGCCCAGGCCGGTGTGCAGCAGATCCTGTCGGATGAGGCCAACGGGTACGGCGCCAAGAACGTCAAGGACGTCAAGTGCAACGAAGGCCAGAACCCGAAGGTCAAGAAGGGCGACACCTTCACGTGTGAGGTCAGCATCGACGGCACCAAGCGTCAGGTGACCGTGACCTTCCAGGACGACAAGGGCACCTACGAGGTCGGTCGACCCAAGTAA
- a CDS encoding 5'-3' exonuclease, producing the protein MTSDTGKVLLLDGASMWFRSFFGVPSSIKAPDGRPVNAVRGFLDAVSTLVTQQRPTRLVVCLDLDWRPQWRVDLIPSYKAHRVEQEGVGDAPDIEEVPDELTPQVDMILEILTAFGITTGGAPGYEADDVLGTLAAQETRDPVVVVSGDRDLLQVVTDEPVPVRVLYLGRGLAKATLFGPVEVADKYGLPLSRAGAAYADLAVLRGDPSDGLPGVPGVGEKTAATLLAQHGSLDAIRAATTDPKSELAKGIRAKLAGSQAYLDAAVPVVRVATDAPVTLSNDTDALPLAAREPGLVAELAGAYGVGSSIARLQKALDALD; encoded by the coding sequence ATGACTTCTGACACCGGCAAGGTGCTGCTGCTCGACGGGGCCAGCATGTGGTTCCGCTCGTTCTTCGGCGTGCCGTCGTCGATCAAGGCGCCCGACGGCAGACCCGTCAACGCCGTGCGCGGGTTTCTGGACGCCGTCTCGACCCTCGTCACCCAGCAGCGTCCCACGCGACTGGTGGTCTGCCTCGACCTGGACTGGCGACCGCAGTGGCGGGTCGACCTGATCCCGTCGTACAAGGCGCACCGCGTCGAACAGGAGGGCGTCGGCGATGCCCCCGACATCGAGGAGGTGCCCGACGAACTGACGCCCCAGGTCGACATGATCCTGGAAATCCTCACCGCGTTCGGGATCACGACGGGCGGCGCCCCGGGCTACGAGGCGGACGACGTGCTGGGCACGCTGGCGGCGCAGGAGACCCGTGATCCGGTGGTCGTGGTCAGTGGGGACCGCGACCTTCTGCAGGTGGTGACCGACGAGCCGGTGCCGGTGCGGGTGCTGTATCTGGGCCGCGGCCTGGCCAAGGCCACGCTGTTCGGTCCCGTCGAGGTGGCCGACAAGTACGGTCTTCCGCTGTCGCGGGCGGGTGCGGCGTACGCCGATCTCGCGGTGCTGCGCGGGGACCCTTCGGACGGCCTGCCCGGTGTCCCCGGTGTGGGCGAGAAGACGGCCGCGACGCTGCTGGCGCAGCACGGTTCGCTGGACGCCATCCGCGCGGCCACCACGGACCCGAAGTCGGAACTCGCCAAGGGGATTCGAGCCAAACTGGCAGGCTCGCAGGCGTATCTCGACGCAGCCGTCCCGGTGGTTCGCGTGGCCACCGATGCCCCGGTCACGCTGTCGAACGACACCGATGCGCTGCCGCTGGCCGCGCGGGAGCCTGGCCTGGTCGCCGAACTCGCCGGTGCCTACGGTGTGGGGTCTTCGATCGCACGCCTGCAGAAGGCGCTCGACGCGCTCGACTGA